A genomic region of Mycolicibacterium poriferae contains the following coding sequences:
- a CDS encoding cupin domain-containing protein, whose translation MLSRCVATDTHTFATTYWGRAPLLSSADALPRDFSDLLSPDAVDELIAERGVRSPFIRLAKEGDLLAKDCYLGPAGFGAEMPDQVDSAKVLGEFASGATIVLQGLHRLWPPVIDFVRQAVDELGHPVQANAYVTPPDSRGFDFHYDVHDVFVLQASGHKRWVVHDPVHAHPLPSQPWTQHRAAIAERVEADPVIDKVLGPGDALYLPRGWVHAAQAQDTTSIHLTVGVAAVTGLDVAKAVIEQLADDETFRRSLPMGGAPTDRDGIIPAVTKVMAQMVDRLRDDATALSTGAATHLTRRHAERTRPAAVRPLATLDAAARADTTSVRWRHALPAAVENADGRVVLRLPDRLMTFPMSCAPALAALHGGLVVTAASTPGLDPADATVLIRRLLREGVVVPAAADR comes from the coding sequence ATGCTGAGCCGCTGCGTCGCGACCGACACGCACACGTTCGCCACGACGTACTGGGGGCGAGCACCCCTGCTCAGTTCCGCCGACGCGCTGCCCCGCGACTTCAGCGACCTGCTCTCACCCGACGCGGTCGACGAGCTGATCGCTGAGCGCGGGGTGCGCTCACCGTTCATCCGGCTGGCCAAGGAAGGCGACCTGCTGGCCAAGGACTGCTACCTGGGCCCGGCCGGATTCGGCGCCGAGATGCCCGACCAGGTGGACTCCGCGAAGGTGCTCGGCGAGTTCGCCTCGGGTGCCACGATCGTGCTGCAGGGACTGCACCGGCTGTGGCCGCCGGTCATCGACTTCGTCCGGCAGGCCGTCGACGAACTCGGCCATCCGGTTCAGGCCAACGCGTACGTGACTCCCCCCGACAGCCGCGGCTTCGACTTCCATTACGACGTCCACGACGTCTTCGTTCTGCAGGCCTCCGGCCACAAGCGCTGGGTGGTGCACGACCCCGTCCACGCCCATCCGTTGCCGTCCCAGCCGTGGACGCAGCATCGCGCCGCCATCGCGGAGCGAGTTGAGGCCGATCCCGTCATCGACAAGGTGCTGGGGCCGGGAGATGCGCTCTATCTGCCGCGTGGGTGGGTGCACGCGGCGCAGGCGCAGGACACCACCTCGATTCATCTGACCGTCGGCGTCGCCGCGGTCACCGGCCTCGATGTCGCCAAGGCGGTGATCGAGCAACTGGCCGACGACGAGACCTTCCGCCGGTCGCTGCCGATGGGCGGCGCACCCACCGACCGGGATGGCATCATTCCCGCGGTGACCAAGGTGATGGCCCAGATGGTCGACCGGTTGCGCGACGACGCCACCGCACTCAGCACCGGTGCCGCCACCCACCTGACGCGACGCCACGCCGAGCGGACCCGACCTGCCGCGGTGCGACCTCTGGCCACTCTCGACGCGGCCGCGCGCGCCGACACCACCTCCGTGCGGTGGCGACACGCTCTCCCCGCCGCGGTCGAGAACGCCGACGGCCGGGTCGTGCTGCGACTCCCCGACCGCCTCATGACCTTTCCGATGTCCTGCGCACCGGCCCTCGCCGCACTGCACGGCGGCCTCGTCGTCACCGCCGCCAGCACCCCCGGGCTGGACCCCGCAGATGCGACGGTGTTGATTCGCCGGCTGCTGCGGGAAGGCGTCGTCGTCCCGGCGGCCGCCGATCGATGA
- a CDS encoding BatC protein: MALDDNDITTSTGGGEGVADGGSNPGGHDGGADGTAGGEGPADGGSNPQGHDGGADGTAGGEGPADGGSNPEGHDGGADGTA; this comes from the coding sequence ATGGCACTCGACGACAACGACATCACCACCTCCACCGGCGGCGGCGAGGGGGTCGCTGACGGCGGCTCGAACCCGGGCGGCCACGACGGTGGAGCCGACGGCACCGCAGGCGGCGAAGGCCCGGCCGACGGCGGCTCGAATCCTCAGGGCCACGACGGCGGCGCGGACGGCACCGCAGGCGGCGAAGGCCCGGCCGACGGCGGCTCGAACCCCGAAGGTCACGACGGCGGCGCCGACGGCACCGCCTGA